The proteins below come from a single Oxyura jamaicensis isolate SHBP4307 breed ruddy duck chromosome 1, BPBGC_Ojam_1.0, whole genome shotgun sequence genomic window:
- the ASCL4 gene encoding achaete-scute homolog 4, with product MDSGKDDDGLLNRIAFSGAMSLANSHVHPHRVPLREPFGVPFHLDPSYWEQAYGGHAGRVSYIPFPGYVGVYDYSFEPAFIRKRNERERQRVRCVNEGYTRLREHLPKEFADKRLSKVETLRAAISYIKHLQSLLDCHPLGSNSKETLSAKELPDGPSPGPLRECNSDGESKTSSASSPYSEFEEAGS from the coding sequence ATGGACAGCGGTAAAGATGATGACGGACTGTTGAACAGGATTGCATTTTCGGGAGCTATGTCCCTGGCTAACAGCCATGTGCATCCCCACCGGGTCCCCCTGAGAGAGCCCTTCGGGGTTCCCTTCCACCTGGACCCGTCTTACTGGGAGCAAGCCTACGGCGGGCACGCAGGTCGTGTCTCCTACATCCCGTTCCCTGGCTACGTGGGTGTCTATGACTATTCCTTTGAGCCTGCCTTCATTCGAAAGAGGAACGAGAGGGAGAGGCAGCGGGTGCGCTGCGTGAACGAGGGCTACACGCGCCTGAGGGAGCACCTGCCCAAAGAATTTGCTGACAAGCGCCTCAGCAAAGTGGAGACCCTGCGAGCTGCAATAAGCTACATCAAACACCTGCAGAGCTTGCTGGACTGCCATCCCCTAGGGTCTAACAGTAAGGAAACGCTCTCTGCCAAGGAGCTCCCGGATGGTCCCAGTCCTGGTCCCCTGCGGGAGTGCAACAGTGATGGAGAGTCTAAAACTTCCTCAGCTTCATCCCCCTACAGTGAATTTGAGGAGGCGGGCAGCTAG
- the PRDM4 gene encoding PR domain zinc finger protein 4 — MNEMNLSPVGMDQLTSSSVSNALPVSGSHLGLAASPTHNAIPAPGLPVAIPNLGPSLSSLPSALSLMLPMGIGDRGVMCGIPERNYTLPPPPYPHLESSYFRHILPGILSYLADRPPPQYIHPNTINVDSSSALSVPSNPSALDPYQPSGTVGLEPGIVSMDSRSVSAHGAQNLHPGESHEVALDTTITMESVSRVTSPISTDGMTEELTMDDVAGDHSQIPNGSRSHEPLTVDAVGSNLASDTVGHSSVIPIHSSTLDLPVVMEPDHMAGRVTGISDSTLNDSIHTVAMSTNSVSVALSTSHNLASLDSVALHEVGLSLEPVAVSSINQEVAMGPSHVDVSADNLAFVPSSLQMEDSNSNKENMATLFTIWCTLCDKAYPSDCPDHGPVTFVPDTPIESRARLSLPKQLVLRQSLMGAEVGVWTRETIPVRTCFGPLIGQQSHSLEVADWTDKAASHIWKIYHNGVLEFCIITTDENECNWMMFVRKARNREEQNLVAYPHDGKIYFCTSRDIPPEHELLFYYSRDYARQLGVPEHPDVHICHCGKECASYADFKAHLSSHIHSHLPSQGHSSSHGPGHGKERKWKCSMCPQAFISPSKLHVHFMGHMGMKPHKCDFCSKAFSDPSNLRTHLKIHTGQKNYRCTLCDKSFTQKAHLESHMVIHTGEKNLKCDYCEKLFMRRQDLKQHVLTHTQERQIKCPKCDKLFLRTNHLKKHLNSHEGKRDYVCEKCTKAYLTKYHLTRHLKICKGPTSSLSAPEEEEEDSEEELIDSMRTEDCRINNGVYSTGDTLTGHK, encoded by the exons ATGAATGAAATGAACCTGAGTCCTGTAGGGATGGACCAGCTGACCTCGTCCTCTGTGAGCAATGCCCTGCCTGTCTCAGGAAGCCACCTGGGACTGGCAGCATCACCCACTCACAACGCCATACCAGCACCAG gcttGCCTGTTGCAATTCCAAACTTGGGCCCCTCCTTGAGTTCCTTGCCCTCTGCTCTGTCTCTGATGCTCCCAATGGGTATTGGGGATCGAGGAGTGATGTGTGGTATACCAGAGAGAAACTACACCCTACCTCCACCACCATACCCTCACCTGGAGAGCAGCTATTTCAGACACATTCTACCTG GTATCTTATCTTACTTGGCTGACAGGCCTCCGCCTCAGTACATTCATCCCAACACTATAAACGTTGACAGCAGTTCAGCGTTGTCGGTCCCCAGCAACCCCTCAGCCCTAGACCCCTACCAGCCCAGTGGAACCGTGGGGCTGGAGCCAGGGATCGTGTCCATGGACTCCCGCTCGGTCAGCGCGCACGGTGCTCAAAACCTGCATCCTGGTGAGAGCCATGAGGTAGCGCTGGATACCACAATCACCATGGAGAGCGTGTCGAGGGTAACCAGCCCCATCTCCACAGACGGGATGACGGAGGAGCTTACGATGGACGATGTAGCAGGGGATCATTCGCAGATCCCCAACGGCTCCCGGAGCCACGAACCTCTAACCGTCGACGCGGTGGGAAGTAACCTGGCGTCGGACACGGTGGGACACAGCAGCGTCATCCCCATTCACAGTAGCACTTTGGACCTCCCCGTCGTCATGGAGCCCGACCACATGGCTGGGCGGGTGACGGGGATTTCGGACAGCACACTAAATGACTCCATTCATACTGTGGCCATGAGCACCAACTCTGTGAGCGTGGCGCTCTCTACCTCACACAACCTAGCTTCCCTGGACTCGGTAGCCTTGCACGAAGTGGGCCTCAGCCTTGAGCCGGTGGCGGTGTCTTCCATAAACCAGGAAGTAGCCATGGGGCCAAGTCACGTGGATGTGTCTGCAGACAATCTGGCTTTCGTACCGTCCTCCCTGCAAATGGAAGACTCCAACTCGAACAAGGAGAACATGGCAACCTTGTTCACCATAT ggTGCACGCTGTGTGACAAGGCATATCCATCGGACTGCCCAGACCACGGGCCCGTCACCTTTGTCCCGGACACCCCGATAGAGAGCCGAGCCAGGCTTTCTCTCCCGAAGCAGCTGGTCCTCCGGCAGTCTCTCATGGGAGCCGAAGTGG GTGTGTGGACACGAGAAACCATTCCTGTAAGGACTTGTTTTGGACCTCTGATCGGGCAGCAGAGCCATTCTCTGGAGGTGGCTGACTGGACAGACAAAGCAGCTAGTCACATCTGGAAG ATCTATCACAACGGCGTCTTGGAGTTCTGCATCATTACGACGGATGAAAATGAATGTAACTGGATGATGTTTGTACGCAAAGCCAG GAACCGGGAAGAGCAGAATCTGGTAGCTTATCCTCACGATGGAAAAATTTACTTCTGCACCTCCCGGGACATCCCACCTGAACACGAGCTTCTCTTTTATTACAGTCGGGACTACGCACGCCAGCTCG GTGTCCCCGAACATCCAGACGTGCACATCTGCCACTGTGGAAAGGAGTGTGCTTCCTACGCGGACTTCAAGGCCCATTTGAGCAGCCATATTCACAGCCACCTCCCCAGCCAgggccacagcagcagccacggGCCAGGCCACGGCAAGGAAAGGAAGTGGAAGTGCTCCATGTGTCCCCAGGCTTTCATCTCCCCTTCCAAGCTCCACGTCCACTTCATGGGGCACATGGGCATGAAGCCGCACAAGTGCGATTTCTGCAGCAAAGCTTTCAGCGACCCTAGCAACTTACGGACACACCTCAAGATACACACAG GTCAGAAGAATTACCGCTGTACCCTCTGCGACAAATCGTTCACCCAGAAGGCTCACCTGGAATCGCACATGGTCATCCATACCGGGGAGAAGAATTTGAAGTGCGATTACTGTGAAAAGCTCTTCATGCGGAGGCAGGACCTCAAGCAGCACGTACTTACTCACACGCA AGAACGGCAGATCAAGTGCCCCAAGTGTGACAAGCTGTTTCTGAGGACAAATCACCTGAAGAAGCATCTCAACTCACATGAAGGAAAGAGGGACTATGTCTGTGAAAAATGCACCAAGGCTTATCTAACCAAATATCACCTCACTCGccacttaaaaatatgtaaaggtCCCACATCCAGCCTGTCAGCcccagaggaggaagaggaggattcCGAGGAGGAATTAATAGACTCAATGAGGACTGAAGACTGTAGGATTAACAATGGAGTCTATTCAACAGGTGATACCCTCACTGgacacaaatga